The following is a genomic window from Sebastes fasciatus isolate fSebFas1 chromosome 15, fSebFas1.pri, whole genome shotgun sequence.
ATTTGTTGTCATTCTCGTCATAACGTAAAGTTCTACAATACATCAAAATGACATGACACTAAGATAATATGAGGTTATCATAATATATTTAAAACCTTCATTAACGAAGTAAATacttaaattgtgttttttttatgtgattgTACAACGTTAGCTGGTGTCTTGCCGATGAGTCGCGAGTCCTTCTGGAAGACTTCTCGTAACACTCGCTTTGGAGTGAGCCTCTGAAAAATCTGTTTGGAGGGACATATAGCCCTACCACTTCGCCTTAGCCCTCTATCGCAACAAGAGTCGGGACGCCCTAACCCCTACATGTGAACACGCAAAACAGAGGGATAGGGCTAAGTGGTAGGGGTGAGGGGTGTACTGGGATTGGGCCTAAATCTCATCCACTAGTATTAATACCTTTCATTGTTAGTGTTTTTTGAAGATTCCTGTTCATCTGTTTTCCATGTGGTTCAAGTCCTCGGCAGGTTATGGAAACATTTGGCACGTAGTCTTggattgtgttttttcttttctcccagATTGCATTCCGCAGAGTCTTTGCAGCAAAGTAAACATTATGAACCAACAACAAATAAGACAAGAAAATGAAAGAGGCACATTGGGGCAATTCTCAAACGACAAATTTGTTCTTGGTGGTTGAACCGCTTTTGGTGGCTGTGTCTGAGTGAGACTGGTAGCCGATAGTCATCTTCAAGGGAAGCCCCAAGCGCTCCTTGTAAACTTTCCTGTTGACGGGGGAAAAGACACCATGAGAGGATGCAGGGAATGACATCTGtatttatgaatgtaaacacTTTTTACACGCCTCACCCTATGTGTGTTACAGCGTCCCGGCTGTCGAAGTCTGATGTCCAGACGGCTATTTTATCTCCTTTCGTGCGGATGTTGACCACGGCTCCGCAGACCTGATCGCTGTAGTCGTCAAAGGCCTCTCCGACTAAGCACAGGAGCTGGTGAGAGGACGGAGAGGAATAAAAGCCTCGTTATAGCACTTTTTTGGGAGTATCTGTACTTTTTTTGGACCgcattttactttttatatatttctgtcaactttcacttttactccactacatttcctaaataaaatgaatacttTTAATCCGATAAATTTCCCTTAAGCATCTTCGTTACTATTAAATTTGGCGAATCAGTGGTGCTAGCTTGCAAGTTACATCATTCAAGTGCAAACAAAGTGCTCTCAAAGCCGTAGTTAAATTTTGATTTCTGCTGGAGTCCAGGCAGGCTGCAGATTATGCTACATGCTGAATGGTACTTGCAACTACGAAAAACTGGATTTTGCtctttaaatcctttaagttgtttgttgtttttcttcgaGTGTAATGTAGCCTCCATTTTTAACGTGGTGTACATCTTAAGAGGAATAAAAAgggcacggtcacacatgcgTGAATGCAAGTGACCATCGCCTGCCGAGGTGATTTTTTGaactgaaagttcaccaaagtaaACTGCATTTTGAATGCAAAGATGCAAATGTGCTCCACAACCGgaagcaaatatttttttcGAATTTTTGCTTGCGtagaatggaagtgaacggGAGGCGAATATTAATTTCATGCGTGTGTAACTGCCCTATAAACTTCATAAATCTCAAAATTATGACTTGCttgcttttttattaacagcatttatttgtacttttatttttaatatttaagtacatttaatatcattcaattacttttgatacttaagtacagtaaatatcaaagacttttactcaagtaatattctaataggtgtctttaacttctactaaactcattttctcattagatatctgtactttactcaagtgtggcttccaggtacttcatccaccactgcATATTATATTAGTGGCACTTTTAAGTGACATTAGTACTTTTTCTATTAACAAATTTCAGCAATAATATTGAATTAGTATTTGAATATCTTTTATTTTGCCATTGTAAATTTCTATATAAATATAGTTAGGACCAATAATACTAACTCATATAACCCTCATGGTATGGCATTGCCAACAGAACTTTTTTTAGCATTCTGATGATGACCAAAGCGTCATTTCAACGCACCATAGATACTATTAAACCAAACTAATCAGCTAGACTGATACAGACCAGCCGAGGCTAGACAAGAAAAGGAAAGCCTCTGCCTGACGGAACGAAGTACAAGGATTTGGATTACTGGCATCACCAGCCCATATCCAGGACTGATTGCACGGATATCTGCCAGAGCTTTGAAATTTCAGTTACAGATCCGCTCATAAAATTTGTTACGTGAAGAATGTCGGAAACACAAACTCACTGAATGGAAGGAAAACGTCTTGGCAAACTATAAGCTGCGTCAAGAGGGCTGTAAAGTAACAAAATCATAACTATTCTGATAGAAAAAGGTATTTTCTGTCAGTCAATACAAACCATGTAAAATGAAAGATGGTGCAGAGCTCTTCTCTTGCTTAACGGCTGGAGATTTGCTCAGCTAGTGGAGTGCTCAGTGCTGCCGCTGGTGGCCAGAGGAAGTATAAATGAGATTACTGTTTTAATCAGTAGtattactatgataccagtggTAGCACTGAGTGCTATGCTGCTCAGCAGCACTCCAGCCTCCTGATGTTTTTTACTCGGTTATAGGTCACTAATGCCGCACAGGTATGGCACGGCTCTACTAAACTTGCTCTTTTTTGGctttccattagcaaaagttgcGAATAGTACCTGGTACTTTTTTGGTAACACCTTGGACAAGGTTACAAGCAAGCTGAGCCAATACCAGAAGGTGttgagttaaaacactgcagaccactgattggtcagagagaatcgtcacatcctgcacaaacccaCCATTTTTCAAAAGCCAAGCTACCATCAATAGCGACTGCAATTGTTTTATTCACATTCAGCTGAGATTCCTGCCTACATGGAGGAGAACGAAATAGAGAAAAGGACCTAGTACCCAAAGCGAGTTGAGTTGAGGCGAGCCAAATCATGCGGTGGAAATGAGGCATAAGAAGACCTTCTGATGAGTTAGAATTTTTTAACATTCTTCCTGCAACACATTTTATGTGCAGATCTGCGAAGTTCAGGCAGGTCCCGAACCAGCAGGGTAAAGCAGCACCCTCCACGACAACTCACAGCGCAACAAACTGTTCATTTGAAACTGTCCATGTcattaaaaaatttttttgtttCCAGTTTATCATACGGACAAACAATTAGTGagaatgtcaataaaaaaagaaagtgaccCCCTTTCAACCCAGGAAGACCAGTGGTTGCAATATTTTGACAGTAAAGCAAGTGCTGTCTGCTAACAGGCAAGTATAGCTTGCAAGATTTGTGTATCACTTGTCAGTGACCTTTAGCGCAGTGAGAGAGCTCGCCACAACACTGTGCGGACTGCAGACTTAGCAGCAGGTAAGCCAATTTTCAGTTGCCCTCATTTGACTGTGTTGTGACCCCTTATCAGCTCAGCATACAGTCAAGGTACTGAAATAGTATATATTTAGATACCACAGAAGACTTGGTTGTGTAAAAGGAAACTAACATAATCCGATCTGTAGCTCATTGTAGGTATGAGAAGATGAAATCAGCAATGTAACAAATGTAATGATAGAGTGGTATACAGAGGCTCAAGAAATGAGCAATAGTATCACTCATTTGAGTACCAACACTGAACAGGATACAAAGCAAACCTACGGTTTCCAGCCAGAAGCGGTCCAGGTCTAATCTCCTCTGCTGCTTGTTGAGCGTGAGCAGCCAGCGCCCGCCACGCTTGTTCCTCTCGTCCTCCCACATGGGTTCAATGCCATCCTGCAGCAATGGTTCACATAGTCAATACACATCCCAAACCACCGCACCGAACCTTCAAAACAGCCCTTAATGGTGAGGTTTCAGTGAGTTCAACACTGCCTGCAAGAAATATATCTTTTTCAACTCTTCAATAATCCCAGCAGAAATTATTTAAATCTGATTAAAGCTGGAACACTCagactacatccacactaatacgttttaaaatgcataacttttgctacatttatgccTAGCGTCCAGACTACTTATGAAAATGTGGTTGAtcttgttttagttttaaaactccgggGTTGCGTTTTACTCCggacggacagaaacggagAACTTTGAAAACGATGACGCAGATGCCCACATTCGCTTCTTGATTGGGGTCTTATTCGCCACGCCCCATCACATGAACTTTTtctggaagaaaacaaacaaaatcagcctcgaccaccagcggttaatttcaacatggataacgaggttcaagcgttgctgaccttgttgtctatATGCTAGCTGCTGTTGTGCaattaaattctgcattttctaatgctactactgcctacATGAGCAGGAGGCAAGCTATTATATGGGCGCTTTGCATCCATTCCCGTGTCCAGCGCTGCTTTTCTGTTTACACCGGCACGCGTATGCCCCAGTATGCGTGtatggtcatgtgatatgcgttttcaggcGTGGTAGTACGGACGGAGATCAACTCTGAAATGGCCCTAAAACGCTCGTCTGGATGGAGATTAGTGTGGATGTATCCTAAAAAGGTAGCAAGAACTCAACATGTGTCCGTCCAGTGATGGTTAAATATTTGGTTAACGTCTTTGTCGCGAGTTACATTTCTGTTCGTCTTTTACACAAAGCTCTGCTTCAACATTCTCAGTGTTTTGTAAAAAGCTATATTTTCTAAGAGTTAAAGTGTAAAACTTAAATTGTACAGGTGCTGATAAACTGACTCCCCTGCCGTGAATACAAGCTCACTAATTAGTCTTCGCCACAGGTGATCCCACTACTCATTTCAATAAAAGCACACTGATTATAGACTGCAGTCGTACTTGATATACTgcttttccatttattttcatCACTAGGGTTGCAAAATTCTGGGAATATTTAAGATGGAAACTTTccatgggaaaaaaaacaggtataaaatggaaatataagGGGTTATTTGCTCAGGCTGTATTTACCATGTCATATGTAGATAGAAACAAACCTTTTACATATCATAAGCAGACAGACATTATCCAttaatttgtcaaataaatccattaattaataaataaagagaacagctaatttattaaataaatgttttacaatAAAGAATGAATGGAAATTGATAAATTAAAACTCCTCAATTAGCATGCTCAATCAAGCTACATCCCACATCATGCTAACGGCTGGCTTAGTTATAAACTGTGTAATAGTCTTTACTCTACTGTATGctggttaaaggaatagtttgggtcATTTGGAGAGGGGTTGTATGAGGCATAGACGACGGCTTCAGTTTCCCGTCATAagcagactgtatagctgtctgacagcaaggtaaaccggcgaaaatattctaaatatagcgtacacttaattATTTTTTAGGTGAACCTTTGTTTTAGgtgattaaaatatgttttgctgatgtccccgtccacagcagtacatttctttgcttgcatgctggtactcctgtctgcttctccaaacaggGGGCataccgaccgtcatctactttaggtaatacactgactatggataagtacctcacacaacctTTCCTAAAAAGCATGTAGTCCTTTGGCTCAGACAGTGCAGTAGTGTGGGCTGCACATGTGATGGGAGAACGCACTGTGCATGCGGAGGGTTGATTCCTATTTGATGGGATATTGGAAGTTGATTGAAGAGAATGCAATGCATTGttacaattcaattaaatggGCATTCTTTTAACCAAAACATGTCATAAGACCgagtattgtttttttatattgaaaatTGTGCAACATCTTCAAAATTCCCGAGCTTAACTTCCCTTGGAAATTTACCGTAAATTTTCCGACCCTCTGCAACTCTAGTTATCACCTTTCTCACACAGTATAATTTAGTGGCTGCCGCCTCCTGCCATTTAACTAACTAAACTTCCACACATAACAAATTTAGTCACAGAAGCTCCTGTCTGCCCTCCAGCAatgatgctgttgtttttctacTGAAACTCTTTGCTGACATTTCAATCAGGTATTGTTCTGTTTGCGGGAGATTTATTTGATTCTGTTGTCGCTACGATCTCGCAATTTGGCTTAATTGGTAAACTGATGATAAAAAGTTTTTATcccattttaaaatcaattattCTCACAAGGATATCGGtttgaaattaaatgtttttcaaatAACCGGCAAAAAAGATGACTTATTCTCTCTTGTACTTCAAGTGTGAATGATATCAGCTGCCATATGTCCTTTGCTTAGTTTAACAAATACAATATCTCATGATGTAAATGTGGTCTTCCACTTTGAAAGAAAGATGTTTTATAGCCTTTTACATAGTTCTTTTAGTTTCAATGAGTCTATCAGAAAGAGAAAACACTTTTGTCCTTGTACATACTGTTGAACACAAAAATAATTGTGGACCGATCTCAACACCAGAGAGAATATTGGCAtgcaaaaatataacaaaaagacTGATTTGAACTAATACTTGCACTTGAACTACTCACACTGTGCATTTACATaaatggtaaataaataaaacgtacCTTAAAAAGGGAGTAATCACAGCCTGACATGAGGTTGCTTGACAACTGGATATGGTTGTAGAGACTGAAATGAAGAGAACAAAACATGCTCATCTCATCACAGTAATTcaaaacacacagtatacagtcaTGACACTTTACTGCTTCAGTCACTCTACAGGAGtacaggaaaacaaaaaagactTGTTAGAGATTTATTGCTCCTTACGCCCAGAAATCTTCAACCGTGTCAAATTTAGAGATGAGTCGCAGGTTGGCCTGCCATGTTTTGCTCTTGTCGTTCTTGAAGAACCACAGGGACCATCTGTTGGGCgaaaacagaaaaaggaaatTTGCATAAATGTAACAAAGCCCCTAATTAAACATGAGGTAAACAAAAGTAACCAAAAGCCATTGAGCTTTGGAGCAAATGAGCGACGTACGGATGCACCTGGATGCTGCCGAGGTAAACTGTTCAGTAAATCATGCCGTCACTGTCTTGGACCAATTAATTGTGAATGCTTTGTCATACTGGTTCAAAGCTGAATTCTCTTATGGCTCAGCAACTGCTTTAAGCTCTTTTTGGGTTGGGGAATAATAAAGAAAACAGTGACTGTTGACACTATTATAAAGCCATTAAAGCATCTAGTCTGTCAGTGGGTTTGGGTGGTGTTTTTAAATGAGCACTGTCCAAATAAATGCCAGAAAACAGAATAAATCAACTGATTGAAATGTAATTCCCTTGAGTGGCATTGCATATCCATAACAGAACGTCGTTCAGTTTACGGCACATTTGTGTATTCCATGTTAACTTGTCTGGTAAAATATTTGAATGTTTAATTATAGGTCATAATCTGAAGCAGCATATTGTGTAGTCCCTTAGATTGATCTCTATAGGGTGTTTAATTTGTCCCCTAATGCATGCTGGGaacaaggttataatagtttagaatcttcaatgtttttattttattttagttttaaattttcatttcattttagttttaggTTAGTGTTCAGAGTGTTGctggttttagtttagtttttcagAAAATATACAACAGGtttttgtatatttaattttacagtagttttagttgtttttttagggCCGGGTATAAAGTCTCAGAAATATGTAActacaagggctgtcaaagttaacgctataataacgtgttaacgcaaatttgttttaacaccactaatttctttaacgcaataatgcaacttgcaatctttcggaggctgctcatatgaaactacaaaacctaaggaatccattggtaccaaccatgtcatactagcttgtcgtgaaggaggctgaataaaactccaaacttaagctaaattctggcaaggaaaaactggcatggcctttttcaaaagggctcccttgacctctgacctcgagatatgtgaatgaaaaagggttctatgggtacctacgagtctcccctttacagacatgcccactttatgataatcacatgccgtttggggcaagtcatagtcaagtcagcacactgacacactgacagctgttgttgcctgttgggctgcagtttgccatgtcatgattggagcatatatttttatgctaaatgcagtacctgtgagggattctggacaatatctgtcattgttttgtgttgttaattgatttccaataataaataaatacatacgtttgcataaagcagcatatttgcccactctcgcgttgataagagtattaaatacttgacaaatctccctttaaggtacattttgaacagatacgaaaaatgtgtgattaatcgcgattaaatatttgaatcgatttgacagccttagtaacTACATATGCATGCAAAATACATGGTTTACATTCCTTTCACGTTTAATCTTCGCGCTGCATTAGTGTCCGGTGTGAAGCTATTGTGGCACAGCTCCATCACCTGGAATGTCAAGTCCATTCactttctgtggttcaatgtcgcgagagttgacggaaataaaaactgatattaatttacattcatttttattagttttcaaccatattgtttcagtttagttcaGATTTGTCTTAAAggatatcatttttatttagtttcagtatACTAACAATATTTctactgcttattttcatttttgtttcaattttagattactataataaccctgtcTGGGATAGCCTCATGCACCCCATGAACCTATCAAACTAAATAAACAGATCAAGAAAATTGATGAATGCTAATAGACTAATGTTGTTTGACATGACATTGATATACTGTACTAATTTATGGTTTTGTGGGAATATTTTGCCATTAGCATGCCACTGATGTATTTCAAACCTCACAGCTGAGTTGCGAA
Proteins encoded in this region:
- the eif4eb gene encoding eukaryotic translation initiation factor 4eb isoform X1, with translation MQDYGSRCVVSCYIGYCVYQASKETSPSPTLPEEEDGDEQATGPEIGQEVVNLEALTPEAYIKHPLQNRWSLWFFKNDKSKTWQANLRLISKFDTVEDFWALYNHIQLSSNLMSGCDYSLFKDGIEPMWEDERNKRGGRWLLTLNKQQRRLDLDRFWLETLLCLVGEAFDDYSDQVCGAVVNIRTKGDKIAVWTSDFDSRDAVTHIGKVYKERLGLPLKMTIGYQSHSDTATKSGSTTKNKFVV
- the eif4eb gene encoding eukaryotic translation initiation factor 4eb isoform X2; the protein is MATAEPETSPSPTLPEEEDGDEQATGPEIGQEVVNLEALTPEAYIKHPLQNRWSLWFFKNDKSKTWQANLRLISKFDTVEDFWALYNHIQLSSNLMSGCDYSLFKDGIEPMWEDERNKRGGRWLLTLNKQQRRLDLDRFWLETLLCLVGEAFDDYSDQVCGAVVNIRTKGDKIAVWTSDFDSRDAVTHIGKVYKERLGLPLKMTIGYQSHSDTATKSGSTTKNKFVV